The Pseudarthrobacter sulfonivorans genome includes a window with the following:
- a CDS encoding adenosine deaminase translates to MTEPIVDAAPAIDFDLKSLPKVSLHDHLDGGLRPATIIELAEAVGHTLPSTDPVALGEWFRESADSGSLVRYLETFDHTVAVMQTKEGLIRVAKEFVEDLADDGVVYGEVRWAPEQHLQTGLSLDEVVEAVQEGLEAGVDAVTESGREIQVGQLITAMRHADRGQEIAELAVRHRNKGAVGFDIAGAEDGFLPSRFKDAFTYLAEHNFPATVHAGEAAGLESIQSALVDGRALRLGHGVRIAEDIMVEFDDEDEDSTVSDEDSIGLVTLGDLSSWVRDRGIALEICPSSNLQTGAIAGFGEGIESHPLDMLYQLGFNVTINTDNRLMSGVTLTDEFELLVETFDYDLDDLLELTLNAAEASFLPLEEKEALVEYINDAYDNLG, encoded by the coding sequence GTGACTGAGCCTATTGTTGACGCTGCCCCTGCCATCGATTTCGACCTGAAGAGCCTGCCTAAGGTTTCGCTCCACGACCACCTGGACGGTGGTCTCCGTCCAGCCACCATCATCGAACTGGCCGAGGCCGTTGGCCACACGCTACCCTCCACCGACCCGGTGGCCCTGGGCGAGTGGTTCCGCGAGTCCGCGGACTCGGGCTCGCTGGTCCGCTACCTGGAGACGTTCGACCATACGGTCGCCGTGATGCAGACCAAGGAAGGCCTCATCCGCGTCGCCAAGGAATTCGTGGAAGACCTCGCGGACGACGGCGTGGTATACGGCGAAGTGCGCTGGGCACCGGAGCAGCACCTCCAGACGGGCCTGTCCCTGGACGAGGTTGTTGAAGCTGTCCAGGAAGGCCTCGAAGCCGGTGTGGACGCCGTGACCGAAAGCGGCCGCGAAATCCAGGTCGGTCAGCTGATCACCGCCATGCGCCACGCGGACCGTGGCCAGGAAATCGCCGAACTGGCTGTCCGCCACCGCAACAAGGGCGCTGTGGGCTTTGACATCGCCGGAGCTGAAGACGGCTTCCTCCCGTCCCGGTTTAAGGACGCCTTCACGTACCTCGCCGAGCACAACTTCCCCGCGACGGTGCACGCCGGCGAGGCCGCCGGACTCGAAAGCATCCAGTCCGCCCTCGTTGACGGCCGGGCACTGCGCCTGGGCCACGGCGTCCGGATCGCCGAGGACATCATGGTGGAGTTCGACGACGAAGACGAAGACAGCACCGTGAGCGACGAGGACAGCATCGGCCTGGTCACGCTGGGCGATCTGTCCAGCTGGGTCCGGGACCGGGGCATCGCCCTGGAGATCTGCCCGTCATCGAATCTCCAGACCGGAGCGATCGCCGGATTCGGCGAGGGCATCGAGAGCCACCCGCTGGACATGCTGTACCAGCTAGGCTTCAACGTCACCATCAACACCGACAACCGGCTGATGAGCGGCGTCACCCTGACGGACGAGTTCGAGCTCCTCGTGGAAACCTTCGACTACGACCTCGACGATCTGCTGGAGCTCACGCTGAACGCTGCCGAGGCCTCCTTCCTGCCGCTTGAAGAGAAGGAAGCGTTGGTGGAGTACATCAACGATGCCTACGACAACCTTGGCTGA
- a CDS encoding DedA family protein, producing MEFINEAVLHAAGQWWIYPVLLVFFFIDGFAMVVPSETLIVALAAFSRHSGEPNLWILGATALVGAIAGDNMAFMLGRRIGLNRWKWMRRPKVQKAFGWARYELEKRGAVLIFTARYIPWGRVAVNYVAGSTGFAHRRFFLLDAFACITWVGYSVGIGILASSFPWLHHNPLLSAGIAVVFAIVLGILIDHLLRWWHKHLARNDAETMDEWLDGGPEGSLPAHTAATPLLASAPAEAEQLGK from the coding sequence GTGGAGTTTATTAATGAGGCCGTGCTCCATGCAGCGGGCCAATGGTGGATCTACCCGGTCCTTCTTGTGTTCTTCTTCATCGACGGCTTTGCCATGGTGGTTCCCAGCGAGACGCTGATTGTGGCGTTGGCCGCGTTTTCCCGGCACAGCGGTGAACCGAATCTCTGGATCCTGGGCGCGACTGCTCTGGTCGGTGCCATCGCCGGTGACAACATGGCCTTTATGCTCGGCCGCAGGATCGGCCTCAACCGCTGGAAGTGGATGCGGCGTCCCAAAGTGCAGAAGGCCTTCGGCTGGGCACGGTATGAACTCGAAAAACGCGGCGCCGTCCTGATCTTCACGGCGCGCTATATTCCCTGGGGCCGGGTGGCGGTCAACTATGTGGCCGGCAGTACCGGCTTCGCACACCGCCGGTTCTTCCTGCTGGATGCCTTCGCCTGCATCACGTGGGTGGGGTACTCCGTCGGCATCGGGATCCTGGCCAGTTCGTTCCCCTGGCTCCACCACAACCCGCTGCTCAGCGCAGGCATTGCCGTGGTGTTCGCGATCGTGCTGGGCATCCTGATCGACCACCTCCTGCGCTGGTGGCACAAGCACCTGGCCCGCAATGACGCCGAAACCATGGATGAATGGCTTGACGGCGGCCCGGAAGGTTCCCTGCCGGCGCACACCGCGGCTACGCCGCTGCTGGCGTCTGCGCCGGCCGAGGCGGAGCAACTGGGAAAGTAG
- a CDS encoding DedA family protein → MQAINEFILAAAGQPWVLLLVLACCLIDGFFPPIPSESVVVGLAAVAATADVPNPWLLMAVAGLGAFSGDNIAYVIGRRVGTRRWHWMRGPRMQSAFRWAGDELRKRPASLILVARFIPIGRVAVNLTAGVTHYPHLRFVGLTVLSATLWASYSVGIGLFFGQWFENNHLLGAAIAIVCAVGLGIVVDLIINRIRGKVPVVERLKDPEA, encoded by the coding sequence ATGCAGGCCATCAATGAATTCATCCTCGCCGCCGCCGGGCAGCCGTGGGTGCTCCTCCTTGTGCTGGCCTGCTGCCTGATCGACGGCTTTTTCCCGCCTATCCCCAGCGAATCCGTGGTGGTGGGCCTGGCCGCCGTTGCCGCCACCGCGGACGTCCCCAATCCCTGGCTGCTGATGGCCGTCGCGGGCCTGGGCGCTTTCTCAGGCGACAACATCGCGTACGTCATTGGACGCCGGGTGGGTACCCGGCGCTGGCACTGGATGCGCGGACCGCGGATGCAAAGTGCCTTCCGCTGGGCAGGAGACGAGCTGAGGAAGCGGCCAGCGTCCCTCATCCTGGTGGCGCGGTTCATCCCTATCGGAAGGGTCGCCGTCAACCTCACCGCGGGCGTGACCCACTATCCGCACTTGCGTTTCGTCGGCCTGACGGTCCTTTCCGCCACGCTCTGGGCCTCCTACTCGGTGGGTATCGGGCTGTTCTTCGGCCAGTGGTTCGAAAACAACCATCTGCTCGGCGCGGCCATCGCAATCGTCTGCGCCGTGGGCCTTGGAATCGTGGTGGATCTGATCATTAACCGCATCCGGGGAAAGGTTCCTGTGGTGGAGCGGCTGAAGGATCCGGAAGCCTAG
- a CDS encoding thymidine phosphorylase, translating to MTQATEAFDAVDIIRTKRDRGVLSPEQIDWTIDAYTRGVIADEQMAALNMAILLNGMDRAEISRWTAAMIASGERMDFGGLRRPDGGVKATSDKHSTGGVGDKITLPLAPLVAVFGVAVPQLSGRGLGHTGGTLDKLESIPGWRAALSNDEMMAQLQDVGAVICAAGAGLAPADKKLYALRDVTGTVEAIPLIASSIMSKKIAEGTGSLVLDVKVGSGAFMKDEARARELAETMVALGKDAGVNTVALLTNMSTPLGLTAGNAIEVEESVEVLAGGGPEDVVELTVRLAEEMLACAGVHDADPRAALKDGRAMDVWNRMIEAQGGDPRAKLPVAKESEVIYAPADGVLVGLDALAVGVAAWRLGAGRARKEDAVQAGAGIRMHAKPGATVRAGEPLMTLLTDTPEKFARAKESLEHAVTVAPEGSRPAQQLIIDRIA from the coding sequence GTGACACAGGCAACTGAGGCATTCGACGCCGTCGACATCATCCGCACCAAGCGGGACCGGGGCGTCCTGAGTCCGGAGCAGATCGACTGGACCATTGACGCGTACACCCGCGGGGTCATCGCCGACGAACAGATGGCCGCGCTGAACATGGCCATTCTGCTCAACGGCATGGACCGCGCCGAAATTTCGCGCTGGACAGCGGCGATGATCGCCTCGGGTGAACGGATGGACTTCGGCGGCCTCCGGCGGCCCGACGGCGGTGTGAAGGCTACCAGCGACAAGCATTCCACCGGGGGAGTGGGGGACAAGATCACGCTGCCGCTGGCACCGCTCGTGGCAGTGTTCGGCGTGGCCGTGCCGCAGCTGTCGGGCCGCGGGCTGGGCCACACCGGCGGCACCCTGGACAAGCTGGAATCGATCCCCGGCTGGCGGGCGGCCCTGAGCAACGACGAAATGATGGCGCAGCTTCAGGACGTGGGCGCCGTGATCTGCGCTGCCGGGGCGGGGCTGGCGCCGGCGGACAAGAAGCTCTACGCACTGCGGGACGTCACCGGCACGGTCGAGGCGATCCCGCTCATCGCCTCCTCGATCATGAGCAAGAAGATCGCCGAAGGCACGGGGTCCCTGGTACTGGACGTGAAGGTGGGCAGCGGAGCCTTTATGAAGGACGAGGCCCGGGCACGCGAACTGGCCGAAACCATGGTGGCCCTCGGCAAGGACGCGGGAGTGAACACCGTGGCGCTGCTGACCAACATGAGCACCCCGCTCGGCCTCACCGCAGGCAACGCGATCGAAGTGGAGGAATCCGTGGAGGTCCTGGCCGGCGGCGGCCCGGAAGACGTCGTCGAACTCACCGTCCGGCTGGCCGAAGAGATGCTGGCCTGCGCTGGCGTACACGACGCCGATCCGCGCGCCGCGTTGAAGGACGGCCGGGCCATGGACGTCTGGAACCGGATGATCGAAGCGCAGGGCGGAGATCCGCGCGCCAAGCTGCCGGTCGCCAAGGAATCCGAGGTCATCTACGCCCCGGCCGACGGTGTCCTGGTGGGGCTCGATGCCTTGGCAGTGGGCGTTGCGGCGTGGCGCCTCGGCGCGGGACGTGCCCGCAAGGAAGACGCCGTCCAGGCCGGTGCAGGGATCCGCATGCATGCAAAGCCCGGTGCCACGGTCCGTGCCGGCGAGCCGCTGATGACGCTGCTCACGGACACGCCGGAAAAGTTCGCACGCGCCAAGGAATCCCTTGAACACGCCGTCACGGTTGCCCCGGAAGGGTCGCGCCCGGCCCAGCAGCTCATCATCGACCGAATAGCATAG
- a CDS encoding cytidine deaminase codes for MAVTVDWQALETAAVSAMKNAYAPYSKFAVGAAALADDGRIVSGCNVENASYGLSLCAECALVGNLHMTGGGLLRAFYCVDSAGNVLMPCGRCRQLLYEFRAPDMELMTTQGIKTMDQVLPDAFGPQNLEDPR; via the coding sequence ATGGCCGTGACCGTTGACTGGCAGGCCCTTGAGACGGCGGCCGTAAGCGCCATGAAGAATGCCTATGCGCCGTACTCCAAGTTCGCCGTAGGGGCCGCGGCCCTCGCCGACGACGGGCGGATCGTCAGCGGCTGCAACGTGGAGAACGCCAGCTACGGCCTGTCACTCTGCGCCGAATGCGCGCTCGTGGGCAACCTGCACATGACTGGGGGCGGGCTTCTTCGGGCCTTCTACTGCGTCGACTCCGCCGGCAACGTGCTGATGCCGTGCGGCCGCTGCCGGCAGCTCCTCTATGAATTCCGCGCGCCTGATATGGAACTCATGACCACCCAAGGCATCAAAACCATGGACCAGGTGCTGCCCGACGCATTTGGTCCCCAAAACTTGGAGGACCCAAGGTGA
- a CDS encoding ABC transporter permease, giving the protein MSATATSPLPGRGTPGTAPEAQEAQATSGKPVRWKTPVVLSALGLVAFIFFGLMGSAQTARFGISTGGDFFQLPALEVPAMAGGIVLSVLMLGLAAYAVYLKTKARPTPAWLTITFTALFVAAFLIWVVGGARTPSISLAGLIAGSVTLAVPLVFGSLSGVLCERVGVVNIAIEGQLLGGAFTAAIVASITQNPFVGLLAATVAGAAVSMVLALFSIRYLVNQIIVGVVLNVLISGVTGFLFSTVMQADKAKFNSPPGLDIIQIPILSGIPILGPILFKQSLVGYLMYVAVIVVWVGLFKTKWGLRVRAVGEHPQAADTMGINVNATRFWNVTLGGAIAGIGGSFFTLVAIDSFTKEISGGRGFIALAALIFGRWNPIGAFFAALLFGFADNLQSIVTIIGTPVPSQFMAMLPYLVTVFAVAGLVGRSRPPAASGIPYVKG; this is encoded by the coding sequence ATGAGCGCAACAGCAACATCGCCCCTGCCGGGACGCGGAACGCCCGGAACAGCGCCCGAGGCCCAAGAGGCCCAGGCAACATCTGGAAAACCAGTGCGCTGGAAAACCCCCGTCGTGCTGTCGGCACTGGGTCTCGTCGCTTTTATTTTCTTTGGCCTGATGGGGTCAGCGCAGACCGCAAGGTTCGGAATTTCCACCGGCGGGGATTTTTTCCAACTGCCCGCGCTTGAAGTTCCTGCAATGGCGGGTGGCATCGTCCTCTCGGTCCTGATGCTTGGGCTCGCGGCCTATGCCGTCTATCTGAAGACCAAGGCCCGGCCCACCCCGGCCTGGCTGACCATCACCTTTACGGCGCTGTTTGTGGCAGCCTTCCTCATCTGGGTAGTGGGCGGTGCCCGGACGCCCAGCATTTCGCTGGCCGGACTTATCGCCGGTTCGGTCACCCTGGCCGTCCCGCTGGTATTCGGCTCTTTGTCCGGCGTGCTTTGCGAGCGGGTCGGGGTAGTCAACATCGCCATCGAAGGCCAACTCCTGGGCGGCGCCTTCACCGCGGCAATCGTGGCCAGCATTACGCAGAACCCCTTCGTGGGCCTGCTCGCGGCCACTGTGGCCGGCGCGGCGGTGTCCATGGTGCTCGCTCTGTTCAGTATCAGGTACCTGGTCAACCAGATCATCGTCGGCGTGGTGCTCAACGTCCTGATTTCCGGTGTCACCGGCTTCCTGTTCAGCACCGTGATGCAGGCGGACAAAGCCAAGTTCAACTCACCGCCCGGCCTCGACATCATCCAGATTCCCATCCTCTCCGGAATCCCGATCCTCGGCCCCATCCTGTTCAAGCAGTCGCTGGTGGGCTACCTGATGTACGTCGCGGTCATCGTTGTCTGGGTTGGACTGTTCAAAACCAAGTGGGGCCTGCGGGTCCGCGCTGTGGGCGAACACCCGCAGGCCGCCGACACCATGGGCATCAATGTCAATGCCACTCGCTTCTGGAACGTGACCCTGGGCGGTGCCATCGCAGGTATCGGTGGCTCGTTCTTCACGCTCGTGGCGATCGACAGCTTCACGAAGGAAATCTCCGGTGGACGAGGCTTCATCGCACTCGCCGCGCTGATCTTCGGACGCTGGAACCCGATCGGAGCGTTCTTCGCTGCCCTGCTGTTCGGCTTTGCGGACAACCTGCAGAGCATCGTGACCATCATCGGAACCCCGGTGCCCAGCCAGTTCATGGCCATGCTGCCCTACCTGGTGACCGTGTTCGCAGTCGCGGGGCTTGTGGGCCGGTCCAGGCCGCCGGCCGCCAGCGGCATCCCGTATGTCAAGGGTTGA